The Humulus lupulus chromosome 7, drHumLupu1.1, whole genome shotgun sequence region TAGTAAAAATATAATTCTGTCAGCCTCCTCCGTTAGGTCTTCGTTTCGTGATGgctggaccaacacgtgtcactcTGTAATTGGTCcagctcaataatattttaaaaataattatgatttggaccaataaaatCGTGACTCTGGTCTGCCTAATAAGCTCATTAACAGACCTAACGGAGGAGATTGACAGAATTATTACACTTTTACTAACTTTGagtactattgccactaaaaataaatatttggtcTATGCTGCGTACAAAactcaaacattgggtacttatgccgcaatttTCCCTTTTTATATAAATGGATATGTTGTTGGTCATTCTTCTTTTGTCGGTTTTCCGTATTgtgatttttcttttttatttctttctttcacaCTAATTTACTAAATATAAtactgttatatatatatatatatatctactatTGTATAATAAAGATGAATAATCAAACATTCAACCTATTTTCTCTACTACCTAATACTATATATGTGTCAAAGAGATTGATTTCATTGGATAAGATGTGTACAAATATAGATGTACTTAAAGTATTACTTCCattcttcttttattttatctttttttgttttgtttttagtataTTTTACTTTTAACTGGCTTGTAGATTGAAAAaacttatctttattatttaatttttgataTTATCATATTCATATATTATTGggtttattttatcattttaataataaaacttCTAGAATATGTGTCTGGTACTcttttcgatttttttttttatataatttagtaAATAAAATTTGTTCATATTATGTCatatattaaaacaaaatttCCACTTTATTCTTTTGTACTTTATTTAAATACTTACTAACATAATTTGTATTTTAATGATTTATCAAAagtataattatataaaaaaatatctattaaatttaattttgattaaaattatttaaaaaaataaaattaatttttctacatatattatttttaattaacggGTACCTAacaactagtatatatatatgtgggaaTGTTTTGTAAATATTTGGCTTGACTCATAAGTCGTAAAtcaactagtatatatatatatatatatatatatatgggaatcTTTGGCTTAacaactagtatatatatatgtgtgtgtgtgtggataatcaatttaaaacacAAACCATAACAAAAGAAAGATGCTTTTGAAAAAGCAAGGAAAATTACACTGAGAATGCTTTAGCTACTCCTACACCGAAGAACCATCGGtcaatttaaaataatcaaaagTCATTTGGTGGAAATACTTTACAGATCAGTGTTAGAAAAAAATGGCtcaaatacaaataaaatatatctCAGTTTGTCCTTAACCTTATCATCCCATGTGGAATGGAATTATTAATTAGCCACTTCTACCAACCACgatcattttaaaataaaaacaaatgacAAATTAATTGCttcgaaaaagaaaaaaaaaagatttaagcCACTTAGATGAAATGCTTAAAATTTTTAAATCCATTTGCACCAAGGAGTTGTTGTCAGTTTTCATTTGGTTAGAGAAACACTTGTATCTTCATTTTCCCAGGAAcaagaaagagagaagaagaagaagagatggcAGAGGCTGTTGTTTCCCCTGTGATTGAAAGACTTGGAGACTTGCTACTGAACGAAGCTAAGTTCTTGTCTGGAGTCAAAGTCCAAGTCAAGGATGCACACACCAAGCTGCTATGGATGCGCGCTTTCTTAAAAGATGCAGATGCTCATGTAAGAGATGGCGATGAGAGAGTGCGCCTTTGGGTTGTCCAAGTCAGAGATACTTCTTATGACTTGGAGGATGTTATTGAAACTTATGTCTTGAAAGTGGTTTCCAAGAGGAACGGGAGAGGTGTCATTAGTGTACTGAAAAGGTATGCTTGCATCTTCAGCGAAGGAATTTATGTCCATAAAATTGGAGCAGAGATTGAGAAGATCTCATCCAGCATTGCTACTTTGACTTCATCCCTACAAACATATGGCATAAGAGAATTAAGGGTCAAGGAAATGGGTGAAACTTCATCAAACAACATCCAACCGCAAAGAGACTTGAGAAGAGCTTATTCTCATGTTGTGGAGAATGTAGTTGTTGGATTCGACAAAGATGTCGAAGAATTGGTAGCTCGTTTGATTGGGAAAGAGAATCCTCGTAGCCATAGAGTGATCTCTATATGTGGGATGGGTGGTTTGGGAAAGACTACCCTTGCAAGAAAAGTCTATCATCATCCCCAAGTCAGAGCTCACTTTGATTGTTTTGCTTGGGCATCAATATCTCAACAATGTGTAGTGCGAGAAGTATGGGAAGGGATTTTATTTGGTTTGACTTCTCCAACACAAGAAGAAAGGAAGGAGATTAAAAGAATGGGGAATGGTGAGATAGCAAAAAAGCTTTACAACCttcaaaaacaaagaaaatgTTTGGTACTCCTCGATGACATTTGGACCGCTTCCACCTGGGATGGTCTGAAAGCTGCATTCCCTCAAGACGAAACCGATAGCAAGATTTTACTCACAACTCGAATAAAGAACGTAGCATTTCATGTTGATCAGAATGGTTTCATCCATGAACCTCGGTGTCTAAACGAGAATGAGAGCTGGGAGCTGTTTCAGAAAAAGACTTCATGTTTTGGAAAGGATCCAACAAGTAATATATTCCACTCTCACTTTATTATGTATTTTTTCAATTAAGAGTATTATTTAATCTTACTATCCCGTTTTATCattatacttaaaaaaaaattagtaatataTCGAATTTATACATGTTCCAAATGTAATGTCAGTTTAATTGCTTTTGTGCATTTTTGGTGTATGAAATCAGACTCAAAAGATAATGAAAGAATGGGCGTACTAGGGCGAGAGATGCTCAGACATTGTTCTGGTCTGCCATTGGCCATCATCGTACTTAGTGGGCTTCTATCTACGAAGCACACAGTTAATGAGTGGGAGGAGATTAAAGGAAATGTAATGAGATACATAACTAAAGGTAGAGAACATGATGACTCAAAATACTCTGGTGTTTCATCAGTGTTAGGTTTGAGTTACGATGAATTGCCATTTTACTTGAAACCTTGTTTTCTTTATTTGGCTCATTATCCTGAGGATGCCACCATACAAGTAAAAGAATTATGTCTTATGCTCGTAGCAGAAGGTTTTATACCTTCAAGAGGAGCTTCAACTAATTCCATCGAGGATGTGGCATATGATTGCTTAAGTGAGTTGGTGGAAAGAAGCATGATTCAGGTAGAAGAGTGGGGTTTGACAAGAAAAATGAAATCATTTCGTATTCATGATCTCATGCGAGATATGTGCTTGTCTAAAGCTCAAGATGAAAACTTTCTACAGTTTAGTGATTTAAGGAATAGAGGGGAGGAGCCACTAAAATCTGTATCTACAGACATAAGAAGAGTTGCCATTTATTTTGATAATGATGGTGTTGATGATTTTCTTCCTTTTGTTGATAATATAAATGGTGCTCTTCGGTGTCTTATCATAGAATTAGTGAAGCCCAAAAAAGTATTGACACCTGTGATCAATAGCTTTCTCATGCTTAGAGTTTTAAAGGTAAGTTTTAAGGGTGTTTTGAAGTTGCCTAAAGAAATTGGAAAGCTTATTTACCTAAGGTTGCTTAGTACTAGTCGTAATACCGATGTGAAAAATATCCCATCTTCCATTGGCAATTTGAGATGTCTACAGACTTTACTGGTAAAATCATACAGATTCCGTGTCGAAGTACCAAATGTAATGTGGAAGTTGGAACAATTGAGGCACTTATCCTTACCCTATGCTCATGGTATCTCAGCCTTTAGTAAATGGTTGAGGTTACCTAATCTTAGAAATTTGCAAACATTGACAGGTGTTCAACTGAAGTACCTTGATAGGAATGATTTTTTGCACTTGACGAATCTGAAGAAATTAGCGATTAGAGTGGATAGAAGTTTGGAAAgaattttccaagatcccacgactGTCACCTTCGTCCGTCTTAGGCATTTACAAATATATTGTCCTGAAGAAGAGGTGATAGTAGATATTGTTCCTGTGATATTAAGCTACCCTCAAATATATAAGCTTAAACTATACAGAAGAATAGTAAAATTACCCCAATACAACCAATTCTCCCCAAACCTTATAAAGTTAAAGTTGCAATTTACTGAACTTAAGGACGATCCAATGCCAACCCTAGAAAAGCTATCGAGTTTAAGAGTCCTTTTCCTTGGTATTGATAGCTTTAAGGGGAATGAGATGGTGTGCTCAAAAGGAGGTTTCCCTCAACTGGAATCTCTTCAGATTCAATATCTAGGAAACTTAGAAGAGTGGAAGGTGGAGGAAGGGGCCTTGTCTAGTCTTCGGATTTTGGGGATTGTTAAATGCCTAAAATTGAAGAGAGTTCCTGATGGATTAAGATACATTACTACGCTTAAGGAAATGAAGATTGAGCGTATGCCTAGGGAATTCGAAGAAAGGGTGGAGGAAGGAGGAGAGGACTTCTACAAAGTCCACCACATCCCATCCCGTATATTTCTCAACTCTAACTATTGATGTAAGTACATATATCTATCTTGTTCACAAGTTTTAAACTCATTCCATTCCATTGCTTGATAGTAATTTGTATTCTTAATGACATTTCTTTGTTAATGCAGAATGAGTGAGAACACGACGAGTTCGAATAGCAAGTTTATATATAATAAGTTTGGAGTCTGGCCCCTCTTTGTTCTCTGGCTTCAATCCAGTCCAGTGGTCCTCTTCCTCTTCCACAAGTATTAGCTACtcaattctcttctcttctcttctcaatGTATTGCTTTATATCCTCATTTTACCACCCAATAATTTTTGATGTTACAGGTTGTAGATGATTCATGGATGGCGTACCTACCCGAACCTGAATTCTTCTCAAGCATTGGCTTTGGCCCCACACAATTCTTCAAGGTGGACTCTGCTACTTTCTCTAATTGTTCATCTCAgatataaatcatttgtgtcctCCTTAGTTTAGTATTGTACTTATGCAGTATGACCCATATCA contains the following coding sequences:
- the LOC133790234 gene encoding putative disease resistance protein At1g50180 isoform X1 codes for the protein MAEAVVSPVIERLGDLLLNEAKFLSGVKVQVKDAHTKLLWMRAFLKDADAHVRDGDERVRLWVVQVRDTSYDLEDVIETYVLKVVSKRNGRGVISVLKRYACIFSEGIYVHKIGAEIEKISSSIATLTSSLQTYGIRELRVKEMGETSSNNIQPQRDLRRAYSHVVENVVVGFDKDVEELVARLIGKENPRSHRVISICGMGGLGKTTLARKVYHHPQVRAHFDCFAWASISQQCVVREVWEGILFGLTSPTQEERKEIKRMGNGEIAKKLYNLQKQRKCLVLLDDIWTASTWDGLKAAFPQDETDSKILLTTRIKNVAFHVDQNGFIHEPRCLNENESWELFQKKTSCFGKDPTNSKDNERMGVLGREMLRHCSGLPLAIIVLSGLLSTKHTVNEWEEIKGNVMRYITKGREHDDSKYSGVSSVLGLSYDELPFYLKPCFLYLAHYPEDATIQVKELCLMLVAEGFIPSRGASTNSIEDVAYDCLSELVERSMIQNE
- the LOC133790234 gene encoding putative disease resistance protein At1g50180 isoform X3; this encodes MAEAVVSPVIERLGDLLLNEAKFLSGVKVQVKDAHTKLLWMRAFLKDADAHVRDGDERVRLWVVQVRDTSYDLEDVIETYVLKVVSKRNGRGVISVLKRYACIFSEGIYVHKIGAEIEKISSSIATLTSSLQTYGIRELRVKEMGETSSNNIQPQRDLRRAYSHVVENVVVGFDKDVEELVARLIGKENPRSHRVISICGMGGLGKTTLARKVYHHPQVRAHFDCFAWASISQQCVVREVWEGILFGLTSPTQEERKEIKRMGNGEIAKKLYNLQKQRKCLVLLDDIWTASTWDGLKAAFPQDETDSKILLTTRIKNVAFHVDQNGFIHEPRCLNENESWELFQKKTSCFGKDPTNSKDNERMGVLGREMLRHCSGLPLAIIVLSGLLSTKHTVNEWEEIKGNVMRYITKE
- the LOC133790234 gene encoding probable disease resistance RPP8-like protein 2 isoform X2 encodes the protein MKSFRIHDLMRDMCLSKAQDENFLQFSDLRNRGEEPLKSVSTDIRRVAIYFDNDGVDDFLPFVDNINGALRCLIIELVKPKKVLTPVINSFLMLRVLKVSFKGVLKLPKEIGKLIYLRLLSTSRNTDVKNIPSSIGNLRCLQTLLVKSYRFRVEVPNVMWKLEQLRHLSLPYAHGISAFSKWLRLPNLRNLQTLTGVQLKYLDRNDFLHLTNLKKLAIRVDRSLERIFQDPTTVTFVRLRHLQIYCPEEEVIVDIVPVILSYPQIYKLKLYRRIVKLPQYNQFSPNLIKLKLQFTELKDDPMPTLEKLSSLRVLFLGIDSFKGNEMVCSKGGFPQLESLQIQYLGNLEEWKVEEGALSSLRILGIVKCLKLKRVPDGLRYITTLKEMKIERMPREFEERVEEGGEDFYKVHHIPSRIFLNSNY